A part of Paenibacillus donghaensis genomic DNA contains:
- a CDS encoding glucose-6-phosphate isomerase yields MSKKINFDYSKALSFFSQSEIDNLAAPVKLAHEQLHNKSGAGSDYLGWIDLPTAYDKAEFARIQQAATKIQNDSEVLIVIGIGGSYLGARAAIEALSHSFYNNLAKDKRKTPEVYFAGNNISSTYITHLLDLVEGKDFSVNVISKSGTTTEPAIAFRIFRAELEKKYGKEEARKRIYATTDKEKGALKKLATEEGYESFIIPDDVGGRYSVLTPVGLLPIAVAGINIEEMMLGAAAAADEFSNPDVAVNQSYQYAAVRNALYRKGKTTEILVNYEPSLHFVSEWWKQLFGESEGKDFKGIYPSSVDFSTDLHSMGQFIQEGNRNIFETVIQVEQVEQHVTIESDPDDLDGLNFLTGKTMDFVNKKAFQGTMLAHTDGQVPNLIVTIPDQTPYTFGYLVYFFEKACGISGYLLGVNPFDQPGVEAYKKNMFALLGKPGYEKEKAELEARLTE; encoded by the coding sequence GTGTCCAAAAAGATTAATTTTGACTACAGCAAAGCCCTTTCCTTCTTCAGCCAAAGTGAAATTGACAACCTTGCCGCTCCGGTGAAACTGGCTCATGAGCAGTTACATAACAAGAGTGGTGCCGGCTCTGATTATCTGGGCTGGATCGACCTTCCCACTGCTTATGACAAGGCTGAATTTGCCCGCATCCAGCAGGCGGCCACGAAGATTCAGAATGATTCCGAGGTTTTGATTGTTATCGGCATCGGCGGTTCTTATCTGGGAGCACGCGCTGCCATTGAAGCCTTATCCCATTCCTTCTATAACAATCTTGCTAAAGACAAGCGCAAGACACCTGAGGTGTATTTCGCCGGCAATAACATCAGCTCCACTTATATTACGCATCTGCTTGACCTCGTTGAAGGTAAGGATTTCTCCGTCAACGTCATCTCCAAATCCGGTACAACTACCGAGCCGGCGATTGCTTTCCGCATCTTCCGCGCAGAGCTGGAGAAGAAATACGGCAAGGAAGAAGCACGCAAACGTATTTATGCTACGACCGATAAAGAGAAAGGCGCGCTGAAGAAGCTGGCTACTGAAGAAGGTTATGAGTCCTTTATCATTCCTGACGATGTAGGCGGACGTTATTCCGTGCTTACCCCGGTTGGCCTGTTGCCGATTGCCGTTGCCGGGATTAACATTGAAGAAATGATGCTTGGCGCAGCAGCGGCAGCTGATGAATTCAGCAACCCTGATGTAGCAGTGAACCAGAGCTACCAGTATGCCGCAGTTCGTAATGCATTGTACCGCAAAGGCAAAACAACCGAAATTCTCGTGAACTATGAGCCATCGCTGCACTTTGTATCTGAATGGTGGAAACAGCTGTTTGGCGAAAGTGAAGGCAAGGATTTCAAAGGGATTTATCCATCCTCGGTGGATTTCTCCACAGATCTGCACTCCATGGGCCAGTTCATTCAGGAGGGTAACCGCAACATTTTCGAAACGGTTATTCAAGTGGAGCAGGTAGAGCAGCACGTAACGATTGAGAGTGATCCTGATGATTTGGATGGTCTGAACTTCCTGACCGGCAAAACGATGGATTTCGTAAACAAAAAGGCTTTCCAGGGAACGATGCTGGCGCATACTGACGGACAGGTACCTAACCTGATTGTTACGATCCCTGACCAAACACCGTATACTTTTGGATATCTGGTTTATTTCTTTGAAAAAGCCTGCGGCATCAGCGGATACCTGCTGGGCGTTAATCCTTTTGACCAACCGGGTGTGGAAGCTTACAAGAAAAATATGTTCGCATTGCTGGGCAAACCAGGCTACGAGAAGGAAAAGGCTGAGCTTGAAGCCAGACTTACCGAGTAG
- a CDS encoding YigZ family protein, producing MLEQYRTVRSPGSQEIVIRKSRFIGHVMPVENEEAALQFIEDIKKKHWNATHNCSAYMIGERDEIQRQSDDGEPSGTAGKPILEVIRNQGVKNVAIVVTRYFGGIMLGAGGLIRAYTDGAVLALEAGEVITRVLRREVFVEIEYTWLGKVENELRGRGIQTGETLFTDKVTLVCLPRNDEGDRFVAWITDLTQGQALVTEGRRLYYSEGE from the coding sequence ATGCTGGAACAATACCGGACGGTGCGTTCTCCTGGATCCCAGGAAATCGTAATCCGTAAATCACGCTTTATCGGCCATGTCATGCCGGTGGAGAATGAGGAAGCAGCCCTGCAGTTTATCGAAGACATCAAGAAGAAGCATTGGAACGCGACACATAATTGTTCTGCTTATATGATTGGTGAGAGGGACGAAATTCAGAGGCAGTCGGACGACGGGGAACCGAGTGGAACGGCCGGTAAACCGATCTTGGAGGTAATCCGCAACCAGGGTGTTAAGAATGTTGCAATTGTAGTAACCCGTTATTTTGGAGGCATTATGCTGGGAGCCGGAGGATTAATCCGCGCTTACACGGATGGTGCAGTGCTGGCACTTGAAGCTGGAGAAGTGATCACCCGTGTACTGCGGCGAGAGGTATTCGTAGAGATTGAATACACCTGGCTGGGTAAGGTTGAGAATGAGCTTAGAGGAAGAGGCATCCAGACAGGCGAAACTTTGTTTACGGATAAAGTTACATTGGTTTGTCTGCCCCGAAATGATGAAGGCGACCGCTTTGTAGCATGGATAACAGATTTAACCCAGGGGCAAGCCCTGGTTACAGAAGGGCGGCGGCTTTACTACAGCGAAGGGGAATAA
- a CDS encoding NAD(P)-dependent oxidoreductase, producing the protein MKYTQNNAKGGLTMKRIGFIGLGTMGAPMASNLLRGGFEVTVYNRTASKNQPFEEQGAKTASTPKLAAEGKDVIITMISNDDSIREVYYGDQGILAELQPGTVIIDCSTISPGLVKEVAAAVQERGGHFLDAPVTGSKPGAVEGTLVFMVGGRADVIEDNRDIFDTLGKKLLHMGDNGSGAAAKLAHNAMVGIHNVALAEGFAIAVKSGVPADKFLELVQAGSAGSKQAELKGRKIIENDFSNQFSLALMLKDLKLASALSDAAGVPSPLLGLAKSIFQSGYAQGYGEEDLSAVVKTYEALIGQKIGDQQNKA; encoded by the coding sequence ATGAAATACACTCAAAATAATGCTAAAGGTGGGCTAACAATGAAACGGATCGGATTTATAGGACTTGGGACAATGGGTGCGCCAATGGCCTCCAACCTGCTGCGGGGTGGCTTCGAGGTGACCGTATACAACCGCACGGCCTCCAAAAACCAACCGTTTGAAGAGCAAGGTGCAAAAACTGCTTCCACCCCCAAGCTGGCTGCCGAAGGCAAGGACGTTATTATTACCATGATCAGCAATGATGATTCGATCCGGGAAGTGTACTACGGAGATCAGGGCATTCTTGCAGAGCTGCAGCCAGGGACTGTAATTATTGATTGTAGTACAATTTCCCCCGGACTGGTTAAAGAGGTTGCGGCCGCTGTTCAGGAACGCGGCGGACATTTCCTCGACGCGCCGGTCACTGGCAGCAAGCCGGGAGCGGTCGAAGGCACGCTGGTATTTATGGTTGGCGGCCGCGCCGATGTTATCGAAGACAACCGCGATATTTTCGACACTCTGGGCAAGAAGCTGCTGCATATGGGCGACAACGGCAGCGGCGCTGCAGCCAAGCTGGCCCATAATGCCATGGTGGGCATTCATAACGTCGCCCTTGCCGAAGGCTTCGCCATCGCAGTTAAATCGGGCGTGCCAGCAGATAAATTCCTGGAGCTGGTGCAGGCCGGTTCGGCAGGCAGCAAGCAGGCGGAACTGAAAGGCCGCAAAATCATTGAAAATGATTTCAGCAACCAGTTCTCACTCGCACTGATGTTGAAGGATCTGAAGCTTGCTTCAGCGCTAAGTGATGCCGCCGGAGTACCTTCGCCGCTGCTCGGTCTGGCCAAAAGCATCTTTCAGTCCGGTTATGCCCAGGGCTATGGTGAAGAGGATCTGTCTGCGGTAGTCAAAACTTATGAAGCGCTAATCGGTCAGAAGATAGGCGACCAGCAGAACAAAGCCTAA
- a CDS encoding pyrimidine/purine nucleoside phosphorylase, which yields MDQFTNATVLKAANIYHGGQVTSRTLVLEDGTKVTLGIMLPGVYEFGTEGPETMEILSGHLKVLLPGTEVWQEINGKETFHVPGNSKFALEVFELTDYCCSYPVVG from the coding sequence ATGGATCAGTTCACAAATGCGACAGTTCTGAAAGCAGCTAATATTTATCACGGGGGACAAGTGACCAGCCGTACACTTGTACTGGAAGACGGCACGAAGGTTACCCTCGGGATTATGCTCCCTGGAGTATATGAATTTGGAACGGAAGGTCCGGAGACGATGGAAATTCTGTCCGGCCATCTCAAAGTGCTGCTTCCCGGCACAGAGGTGTGGCAGGAGATTAACGGTAAAGAAACATTCCATGTACCCGGCAACTCCAAGTTTGCGCTTGAAGTGTTCGAGCTAACTGATTATTGCTGTTCTTACCCGGTGGTTGGTTAA
- a CDS encoding TetR/AcrR family transcriptional regulator produces the protein MARRAVEQELSRERILEAARHLFITKGYRAISMRSIGQHLGYSHGSLYYHFKEKAELFYAIVVEDFNYVAALLSQSMSNPPEEGMSRVEQLIMEFIKFGLDHPYQYEIMFMIRDEELLAYCRAEQGRCFELFASIVRRHMKEEGYVTEDWQSVPLTLFLSAHGFISYYIQDKVSFEDVKPAALSHIKVLSRSL, from the coding sequence ATGGCAAGAAGAGCAGTAGAACAGGAGTTGTCGAGAGAACGGATATTGGAAGCAGCCAGGCATCTGTTCATAACGAAAGGATACCGTGCTATTTCCATGCGCAGCATTGGACAGCACTTGGGTTACAGCCATGGCTCACTGTATTACCACTTTAAAGAGAAGGCTGAATTGTTCTACGCGATTGTGGTAGAAGACTTCAATTATGTGGCTGCACTGCTCAGTCAATCGATGAGCAATCCGCCTGAAGAGGGCATGAGCCGTGTGGAACAGCTGATTATGGAGTTCATTAAATTTGGTCTGGATCACCCATACCAATATGAAATTATGTTTATGATCCGCGATGAAGAGCTGCTTGCTTATTGTAGAGCAGAACAGGGCCGATGTTTCGAGTTGTTTGCGAGTATCGTACGCCGTCATATGAAGGAAGAAGGTTATGTTACGGAAGATTGGCAAAGTGTGCCCCTGACGTTATTCCTCTCTGCCCACGGATTTATTTCCTATTATATTCAGGATAAGGTTTCATTTGAGGATGTTAAACCGGCCGCGCTGTCCCATATTAAGGTATTGAGCCGCAGCTTATAA
- a CDS encoding alpha/beta fold hydrolase, with protein sequence MIYSNSDITFNYEERGEGTPILILHGNGPDHRMMMACLEPVFAEQERFRRIYVDLPGFGQTPAAEWIKSSDDMLEAVKRMVQALIPGKRFAVVGQSYGGYLARGLVKDYGDLMNGIFLLCPCIIAEPSQRELPEHQVVTCDEVFLAELGAEDRQEFCSISVKQTREVWERYKQEVMVGLALADETFMKGIRASGGYSFSEEIDDIPLFNQPGLILNGRQDSMVGYKDACKLVDLYPKSVFAVLDEAGHNLHLEQVELFNGLTRDWLERVRSVATAEE encoded by the coding sequence ATGATCTACAGCAATTCAGACATCACCTTTAATTATGAAGAAAGAGGCGAAGGTACTCCGATATTGATTCTGCATGGTAATGGTCCGGATCACCGGATGATGATGGCCTGTCTGGAGCCGGTATTCGCAGAGCAGGAGCGGTTCCGCAGAATTTATGTCGACCTTCCAGGTTTTGGGCAGACTCCTGCAGCGGAATGGATCAAATCCTCAGATGATATGCTGGAGGCCGTGAAGCGGATGGTGCAGGCCTTAATTCCAGGCAAACGTTTCGCTGTTGTCGGGCAATCATATGGGGGATACCTGGCGCGCGGCCTCGTCAAGGATTACGGTGATTTGATGAACGGGATCTTTCTGCTCTGTCCATGCATTATCGCTGAACCCTCACAAAGAGAGCTGCCAGAGCATCAAGTGGTCACCTGCGATGAGGTGTTTCTGGCAGAGCTGGGTGCTGAGGATAGACAAGAGTTCTGCTCCATCTCTGTTAAACAGACCAGAGAGGTGTGGGAGCGTTACAAGCAGGAGGTTATGGTAGGTCTGGCGCTTGCTGACGAGACATTTATGAAGGGCATCCGAGCTTCGGGCGGCTATTCTTTCAGCGAAGAGATTGATGATATTCCGCTGTTTAATCAGCCGGGACTCATTCTTAATGGGAGACAGGATTCCATGGTAGGGTATAAGGATGCCTGTAAGCTTGTGGATCTCTATCCGAAATCGGTATTTGCTGTATTGGATGAGGCGGGTCATAATCTGCATCTGGAGCAGGTGGAGCTGTTCAATGGACTGACGAGGGATTGGCTGGAGCGGGTGAGAAGTGTGGCAACAGCTGAAGAATAA
- the tkt gene encoding transketolase, whose product MNEQQQAIHKDENSTVDNLAITTIRTLAIDAIEKANSGHPGMPMGSAPMGYQLFAKTMKHNPLHPTWVNRDRFVLSAGHGSMLLYSLLHLSGYDLPMEELKQFRQWGSLTPGHPEFGHTAGVDATTGPLGQGIGMAVGMAMAEAQLAATYNKEEHNVIDHYTFAICGDGDLMEGISSESASLAGHLKLGKLIVMYDSNDISLDGKLNLSFSENVAKRFEAYGWQVLRVEDGNDLPALGKAIGEAQADSGKPTLIEVKTVIGYGSPNKQGKGGHGGTHGSPLGADEAKLTKDFYKWVYEENFHVPDEVRARFEEVKEQGIAANKTWDEQFAAYKKAYPELAAQLETAINGDLPEGWDAQLPVYTTEDKAVSTRVASGNALNGLAAGIPQLVGGSADLESSTMTHLKGLPVYTSESYDGRNIYFGVREFGMAAAMNGIALHSGLKVFGGTFFVFTDYLRPAVRLASIMKLPVTYVLTHDSIAVGEDGPTHEPIEQLASLRIIPGLTVIRPADGNETSAAWAYALENKANPVALVLTRQNLPILAGTVEGSRENIKRGGYVVSEAKNGKPQAQLIATGSEVQLAVKAQAALAEEGVDVRVISLPSWDLFEKQDKAYRDSVILPEVKARLAIEMAQTFGWERYTGDQGDILGITTFGASAPGDTVIKEYGFTVENVVSRVKALL is encoded by the coding sequence ATGAATGAACAACAGCAAGCGATCCATAAGGATGAGAATTCCACAGTGGACAACCTCGCAATCACAACAATCCGTACCTTGGCTATTGACGCTATTGAGAAAGCGAATTCAGGACACCCGGGAATGCCGATGGGCTCCGCTCCTATGGGATATCAGCTGTTTGCCAAAACAATGAAACACAACCCGCTGCACCCTACATGGGTTAACCGTGACCGTTTCGTGCTCTCCGCAGGCCATGGCTCCATGCTGCTCTACAGCCTGCTGCACCTTAGCGGCTATGATCTGCCTATGGAGGAATTGAAGCAATTCCGCCAATGGGGAAGCCTTACACCAGGTCATCCGGAGTTCGGACATACAGCAGGCGTCGATGCTACTACAGGCCCGCTGGGTCAGGGGATCGGGATGGCTGTCGGCATGGCAATGGCTGAAGCTCAGCTGGCTGCCACTTACAATAAAGAAGAACATAATGTAATTGATCATTATACATTTGCCATTTGCGGCGATGGAGACCTGATGGAAGGTATCTCTTCCGAATCCGCTTCCCTGGCAGGGCATCTGAAACTGGGCAAGCTGATTGTTATGTACGATTCCAATGATATTTCACTGGACGGCAAGCTGAACCTTTCGTTCTCCGAGAATGTTGCGAAACGTTTCGAAGCTTACGGCTGGCAGGTGCTGCGTGTGGAGGACGGCAATGATCTTCCAGCACTGGGCAAAGCGATCGGAGAAGCACAAGCTGATAGCGGCAAACCGACACTGATCGAAGTGAAGACAGTAATCGGCTACGGCAGTCCAAATAAACAAGGCAAGGGTGGACACGGTGGTACACACGGATCCCCGCTGGGTGCCGATGAAGCCAAGCTGACCAAAGACTTCTACAAATGGGTATATGAAGAGAACTTCCATGTGCCTGACGAGGTCCGCGCCCGTTTTGAAGAAGTGAAAGAGCAGGGAATTGCCGCCAACAAAACTTGGGACGAGCAGTTCGCCGCTTACAAAAAAGCTTATCCGGAGCTGGCTGCGCAACTGGAAACAGCGATTAACGGCGACCTTCCTGAAGGCTGGGATGCTCAGCTTCCTGTCTACACTACAGAAGACAAAGCCGTGTCCACGCGTGTAGCCTCAGGCAATGCGCTTAATGGTCTGGCTGCAGGCATTCCACAGCTGGTAGGCGGCTCTGCCGACCTGGAAAGCTCCACCATGACTCATCTGAAGGGACTGCCGGTATATACTTCGGAATCTTATGACGGCCGTAATATTTATTTCGGCGTTCGTGAATTCGGCATGGCGGCAGCGATGAACGGGATTGCACTGCACAGCGGCCTGAAAGTGTTCGGCGGCACATTCTTCGTGTTCACCGATTATCTGCGTCCGGCGGTTCGTCTGGCATCGATCATGAAGCTGCCAGTAACCTATGTGCTCACTCATGACAGTATTGCTGTAGGTGAAGACGGTCCTACCCATGAGCCTATCGAGCAGCTGGCTTCCCTGCGGATCATCCCGGGCCTGACTGTGATTCGTCCGGCTGATGGCAATGAAACATCCGCTGCCTGGGCTTATGCGCTGGAGAACAAAGCCAACCCGGTAGCTCTGGTGCTTACCCGCCAGAATCTGCCGATCCTTGCAGGCACCGTCGAAGGTTCGCGCGAGAACATCAAACGCGGTGGTTATGTTGTATCTGAAGCGAAGAACGGCAAACCGCAGGCTCAGCTGATTGCTACTGGTTCTGAAGTACAGCTGGCTGTGAAGGCACAAGCCGCTCTGGCAGAAGAAGGCGTTGATGTTCGCGTAATCAGCCTGCCAAGCTGGGATCTGTTCGAGAAGCAGGATAAAGCTTACCGTGATTCCGTGATTCTGCCGGAAGTCAAAGCCCGCCTTGCTATTGAAATGGCTCAGACCTTTGGTTGGGAACGTTACACCGGCGATCAGGGCGATATTCTGGGCATTACTACCTTCGGCGCTTCCGCACCGGGAGATACTGTAATCAAAGAATATGGCTTCACCGTAGAGAATGTTGTGAGCCGTGTGAAAGCACTGCTATAA